From the Acidovorax carolinensis genome, one window contains:
- a CDS encoding efflux transporter outer membrane subunit has protein sequence MLNLFTSRRAAGASAARLPAATALAAVTLLAGCSMIPTYERPAAPVAAQWPALGASTAANATTAAADLPWQDFVGDARLRELVELALQNNRDLRVAVLSIEQARAQYQIRRADQLPTINAAATGNRQPASDGSDSITSAYTAGLALASWEIDFFGRVASLKEAALAQFLATQEARSAVQTSLVASVVSTWLSLQTNEELLALTQRTLATRDDSLRLNRLRFDQGVTSALDLRQAESLTAAARSTLAQQQRLRALDVNALTLLVGQPLPERLLPTAQADGQVVALRDVPEGMPSDLLERRPDIRQAEQQLIAANANIGAARAAFFPRISLTASAGTASNALSGLFKSGSWGWTLAPQAVLPIFDAGRNQAGLDSARAEREIAVAQYDKAIQSAFREVADALAGRATLGEQVLAQQQQATAEADRFRLADLRYRNGVASYLDVLDAQRALFATQQALAQSQLAQRQNQVALYKALGGGWRDAAEGAAPAATQN, from the coding sequence ATGCTTAATCTTTTCACCTCCCGCCGGGCCGCCGGCGCTAGCGCGGCCCGCCTGCCCGCTGCCACGGCGCTTGCCGCGGTGACGCTGCTCGCCGGCTGTTCCATGATCCCGACTTACGAGCGGCCAGCGGCCCCCGTGGCGGCGCAATGGCCTGCCTTGGGCGCCAGCACCGCAGCCAACGCCACCACGGCGGCCGCCGATCTGCCCTGGCAGGATTTTGTGGGCGACGCGCGTCTGCGCGAGCTGGTGGAGCTGGCGCTGCAAAACAACCGCGACCTGCGCGTGGCGGTGCTCTCCATCGAGCAAGCCCGCGCGCAATACCAGATCCGCCGGGCCGACCAGTTGCCAACCATCAACGCTGCCGCCACGGGCAACCGCCAGCCGGCCTCCGATGGCAGTGACAGCATCACCAGCGCCTACACCGCTGGCCTGGCCCTGGCATCCTGGGAAATCGACTTCTTTGGCCGTGTGGCCAGCCTGAAGGAAGCGGCCCTGGCGCAGTTCCTGGCCACGCAGGAGGCGCGCAGCGCGGTGCAGACCAGCCTGGTTGCCTCGGTGGTCAGCACCTGGCTGAGCCTGCAAACCAACGAGGAACTGCTGGCCCTGACGCAGCGCACGCTGGCCACCCGGGACGACTCGCTGCGGCTCAACCGCTTGCGTTTTGACCAGGGCGTGACCTCGGCCCTGGACCTGCGCCAAGCCGAATCGCTGACGGCGGCCGCGCGTTCCACCCTGGCCCAGCAGCAACGCTTGCGCGCGCTCGATGTGAACGCGCTCACGTTGCTGGTGGGGCAACCACTGCCCGAGCGGCTGCTGCCCACCGCGCAGGCCGATGGCCAAGTCGTGGCCCTGCGCGACGTGCCCGAAGGTATGCCGTCCGACTTGCTGGAGCGCCGCCCTGACATTCGCCAGGCCGAGCAGCAGCTGATCGCCGCCAACGCCAACATCGGCGCGGCGCGGGCAGCGTTCTTTCCGCGCATTTCCCTCACGGCCAGCGCAGGCACCGCCAGTAATGCGCTGTCGGGCCTGTTCAAGAGCGGCTCGTGGGGCTGGACGCTTGCGCCCCAGGCCGTACTGCCTATTTTTGATGCCGGGCGCAATCAGGCCGGGCTGGACTCGGCCCGTGCCGAGCGCGAGATTGCGGTGGCCCAGTACGACAAGGCCATCCAGAGCGCGTTCCGCGAGGTGGCCGATGCCCTGGCCGGCCGTGCCACCCTGGGCGAGCAGGTGCTGGCCCAGCAGCAGCAGGCCACCGCCGAGGCCGACCGCTTTCGCCTGGCCGACTTGCGCTACCGCAATGGCGTGGCCAGCTACCTCGATGTGCTCGATGCCCAGCGTGCCCTGTTTGCCACGCAGCAGGCGCTGGCCCAGTCGCAGCTGGCGCAGCGGCAAAACCAGGTGGCGCTGTACAAGGCGCTCGGTGGCGGCTGGCGCGATGCGGCCGAGGGCGCAGCACCCGCTGCAACGCAAAACTGA
- a CDS encoding porin, which yields MKKNLIALSAALLCAAGAHAQSSVQLTGLMDVFAGSMKMAGDAKSKSVVDSGGLTTSWFGVQGTEDLGGGIKAHFNLTSFIKVDAGTQGRFANDTFFSRDANVSLSGGFGSVLLGRWMAPNFLPSVVGNPLGDSFVFSPLILHKDVPLFNGTGWRSMTPADTGWSNQIVYSTPDIGGFKANLQYQFGEQAGKNGKNNVGVNFFYFGGPLTLTGFYENADIGNPVNTLLANNQKYWMLLGAYDFGVVKPYLSYGEKKIDDTASTKGKTVQVGASAPLGNGKLLAEWVKTEWSTPDVSRKTFTLGYDYNLSKRTDVYAMYMNDKITSQTNGNSFGVGIRHRF from the coding sequence ATGAAAAAAAACCTGATCGCCCTGAGCGCCGCGCTGCTGTGTGCCGCCGGGGCCCATGCCCAAAGCTCTGTCCAGCTCACCGGTCTGATGGACGTGTTTGCCGGCTCCATGAAAATGGCGGGCGATGCCAAGAGCAAGTCGGTGGTCGATAGCGGCGGCCTGACCACCTCGTGGTTTGGCGTGCAGGGCACCGAAGACCTGGGCGGCGGCATCAAGGCCCACTTCAACCTGACCTCGTTCATCAAGGTGGACGCCGGCACGCAAGGGCGCTTTGCCAACGACACGTTCTTTTCGCGCGATGCCAACGTCAGCCTGTCGGGCGGCTTCGGTTCGGTGCTGCTGGGCCGCTGGATGGCGCCCAACTTCCTGCCTTCGGTGGTGGGCAACCCGCTGGGTGACTCGTTTGTGTTTTCTCCGCTGATCCTGCACAAGGATGTGCCGCTGTTCAACGGCACCGGCTGGCGCTCCATGACCCCCGCTGACACGGGCTGGAGCAACCAGATCGTGTATTCCACGCCCGACATCGGTGGCTTCAAGGCCAACCTGCAGTACCAATTTGGCGAACAGGCTGGCAAGAACGGCAAGAACAACGTGGGCGTCAACTTCTTCTATTTTGGCGGTCCGCTGACCCTGACCGGCTTCTATGAAAACGCCGACATCGGCAACCCGGTGAACACGCTGCTGGCCAACAACCAGAAATACTGGATGCTGCTGGGCGCTTACGACTTCGGCGTGGTCAAGCCCTACCTGAGCTATGGCGAAAAGAAGATCGACGACACCGCCTCCACCAAGGGCAAGACGGTGCAGGTCGGCGCCTCGGCGCCGCTGGGCAATGGCAAGCTGCTCGCCGAATGGGTGAAGACGGAGTGGTCCACCCCCGACGTGAGCCGCAAGACCTTCACGCTGGGCTACGACTACAACCTGTCCAAGCGCACCGATGTGTACGCCATGTACATGAACGACAAGATCACCAGCCAGACCAACGGCAACAGCTTCGGCGTGGGCATCCGCCACCGCTTCTGA
- a CDS encoding Crp/Fnr family transcriptional regulator has protein sequence MLPSTFFSLPAQIEVIAAGEVLRRRNQALTSVLHLESGRVLRGVYEDGRMRHQLGVVEGPFWLDAASALLEKPFPVDMVTETRVQVRRLPIEEFRRGCASLPAVAQGILRDMATGYRQQSELAVSRLAQDAEARCAQWLLNHAQPDHSGAMSVTLHQRKRLIAAQLGIAPETFSRVLRHLREHGLIAGTGNVLNLPQPHALQSVAGC, from the coding sequence ATGTTGCCATCCACATTCTTCTCCCTCCCTGCCCAGATCGAAGTGATCGCCGCTGGCGAAGTGCTTCGCAGGCGCAATCAGGCCCTGACTTCGGTGCTGCACCTCGAAAGCGGGCGGGTGCTGCGCGGCGTCTATGAAGACGGGCGCATGCGCCACCAGCTGGGGGTGGTGGAAGGGCCCTTCTGGCTGGATGCGGCGTCCGCGCTGCTGGAAAAACCTTTTCCGGTAGATATGGTGACAGAGACGCGGGTGCAGGTGCGTCGCCTGCCGATCGAGGAGTTCCGGCGCGGATGTGCGTCGCTGCCTGCCGTGGCCCAGGGCATTTTGCGGGACATGGCCACCGGGTACCGGCAGCAGTCCGAACTGGCGGTGAGCCGGCTCGCGCAGGATGCTGAGGCGCGGTGCGCCCAGTGGCTGCTCAACCACGCCCAGCCCGACCACAGCGGCGCCATGAGCGTGACACTGCACCAGCGCAAGCGCCTCATCGCCGCGCAACTGGGCATTGCCCCGGAAACCTTTTCGCGCGTGCTGCGCCACCTGCGCGAGCACGGCCTGATTGCCGGCACTGGCAACGTGCTCAATCTTCCGCAGCCGCACGCGCTGCAGTCCGTGGCGGGCTGCTGA
- a CDS encoding diguanylate cyclase has product MTPLAHAQAQAESSPTWWPPGSLVLRLMLVAMLAVAVSGVLSAWLASRASEREAIRRVVGQQTEEVEVMARLLASKIEQSQKVLRTVAEGITPEMLNSPSSLEWLLRQGLPAVQFFDSMQVARPDGELRVNLHSGRLEDAANLDPAERDALRRTLSGGKPLVSELVGGRTAEARVMFTMPLRREDGPVLGVVAGALKLHSQGLLPPSMTLPARDDSRLIVFTREGTILSHPDPLRLLGNVRDEAGLGPVYARWLQQAQPVAGRGTTVVQPAHIVSMAGMPLPQWLVARVSDSRAMMAPLEGAQRNAWWLAAAVMAASMALLAAFMVWMAQPLERLCHSALQLAHGVRSDAIQWPRATGEVGALVKVFEGQVQQSAQQHQQRAQLEGQLQAILDNASVGIVITRQGILEVVGRQACQMLGYCDEELHGRPARTLYASDADYQRLGERVQDAFRAHGAFDEDVCFMRKDGSPVWARVQGRGVRADDMAGGTVWILEDMTAAREAQQQQDWAAVHDPLTQLCNRDAFVQRMGVLLAERSARARTPGTATVDAAAAGSEGDGVMLFLDLDHFTVVNDVAGHDAGDDVLRHVARLVESQVRQIGWAARLGGDEFAVVLPGCSLTRGQVVAEQLRAAVQAWEPSYQGRSFTLGVSIGLVVLDASLQDVPSVLYAADMACYDAKRAGRNRVETRHASQAAASGRMPLGPV; this is encoded by the coding sequence ATGACCCCGTTGGCGCACGCACAGGCGCAGGCGGAGTCGTCGCCCACCTGGTGGCCGCCCGGATCGCTGGTGCTGCGCCTGATGCTCGTGGCCATGCTGGCCGTGGCCGTGTCGGGGGTGTTGTCTGCGTGGCTGGCTTCGCGTGCCTCGGAACGCGAGGCCATCCGCCGCGTGGTGGGCCAGCAGACCGAAGAGGTCGAGGTGATGGCGCGCCTGCTGGCCAGCAAGATCGAGCAAAGCCAGAAAGTGCTGCGCACCGTGGCCGAGGGCATCACGCCGGAAATGCTCAATTCGCCATCGTCGCTGGAATGGCTGTTGCGTCAGGGCCTGCCGGCCGTGCAGTTTTTTGATTCGATGCAGGTGGCCCGCCCGGATGGGGAGCTGCGTGTCAACCTGCATTCCGGGCGGCTGGAAGATGCGGCCAACCTGGACCCCGCCGAGCGCGATGCCCTGCGGCGCACGCTCAGTGGTGGCAAGCCCCTGGTGTCCGAGCTGGTGGGAGGGCGCACCGCCGAGGCGCGCGTCATGTTCACCATGCCGCTGCGCCGCGAGGATGGTCCGGTTCTGGGGGTGGTGGCCGGGGCGCTCAAGCTGCATTCGCAAGGATTGCTGCCGCCGTCCATGACGTTGCCGGCGCGGGATGATTCACGCCTGATCGTCTTCACCCGCGAAGGCACCATCCTGTCGCATCCCGATCCCCTGCGTCTGCTGGGCAACGTGCGCGACGAAGCCGGGCTGGGGCCGGTTTACGCCCGGTGGCTGCAGCAGGCGCAGCCCGTGGCCGGGCGTGGCACCACCGTGGTGCAGCCGGCGCATATCGTGAGCATGGCCGGAATGCCGCTGCCTCAGTGGCTGGTGGCCCGTGTGAGTGATTCGCGCGCCATGATGGCGCCCCTCGAAGGTGCGCAGCGCAACGCCTGGTGGCTTGCCGCCGCGGTGATGGCCGCCAGCATGGCCCTGCTGGCGGCGTTCATGGTGTGGATGGCGCAGCCGCTGGAACGGCTGTGCCACAGTGCGCTGCAACTGGCGCATGGGGTGCGCAGCGACGCCATCCAGTGGCCCCGCGCCACGGGCGAGGTGGGGGCGTTGGTCAAGGTGTTTGAGGGGCAGGTGCAGCAAAGCGCGCAGCAGCACCAGCAGCGCGCCCAGCTGGAGGGGCAGTTGCAGGCCATTCTCGACAACGCCTCCGTGGGTATCGTGATCACTCGCCAGGGCATTCTCGAAGTGGTGGGGCGGCAGGCCTGCCAGATGCTTGGCTACTGCGACGAGGAGCTGCACGGCCGCCCGGCACGCACCCTCTATGCGTCGGACGCAGACTACCAGCGGCTGGGCGAGCGGGTGCAGGACGCATTCCGGGCCCATGGCGCGTTTGACGAGGATGTGTGCTTCATGCGCAAGGATGGCAGCCCCGTCTGGGCACGGGTGCAGGGCCGGGGGGTGCGGGCCGATGACATGGCGGGCGGCACCGTCTGGATTCTGGAGGACATGACTGCTGCGCGCGAAGCGCAGCAACAGCAGGACTGGGCCGCTGTCCACGACCCGCTCACGCAGCTGTGCAACCGGGATGCGTTTGTCCAGCGCATGGGCGTGCTGCTGGCCGAGCGTTCGGCGCGGGCGCGCACGCCCGGCACGGCAACCGTGGATGCCGCCGCGGCCGGGTCCGAGGGCGACGGCGTGATGCTGTTCCTGGACCTGGACCATTTCACCGTGGTCAACGATGTCGCCGGCCATGATGCCGGGGACGACGTGCTGCGCCATGTGGCGCGACTGGTGGAGTCGCAGGTGCGCCAGATCGGCTGGGCCGCTCGGCTGGGCGGCGACGAGTTTGCCGTGGTGCTGCCGGGTTGCTCGCTCACGCGGGGGCAGGTGGTGGCCGAGCAGTTGCGTGCCGCCGTGCAGGCCTGGGAGCCTTCGTACCAGGGCCGCAGCTTCACGCTGGGCGTGAGCATTGGCCTGGTGGTGCTCGATGCCAGCCTGCAGGATGTGCCGTCGGTGCTGTATGCGGCCGACATGGCCTGCTACGACGCCAAGCGAGCGGGGCGCAACCGGGTGGAGACGCGCCATGCCAGCCAGGCTGCGGCCTCGGGGCGGATGCCGTTGGGGCCGGTGTAG
- the xdhB gene encoding xanthine dehydrogenase molybdopterin binding subunit — protein MNQRESLPVSRDAMASPVAATADAHAAAPLGTPSKASAPASTRAMGQSHIHESARAQVAGAAHYIDDLPEVKGTLYAAPILSTVAHGTLNGVHADAALALPGVRGVVLAADVPGAPLLAAFAHDEPVFAVDTVQHIGQVIGLVVADSVMQARRAVRAVMLDITSLPAVLTVQDALKAQSYVQPPVFVRRGDAATGLAQSAHRLQGAFEVGGQEHFYLEGQIAYALPLEQNQWSIHSSTQHPGEVQHWVAHALGIDNHAVRVECRRMGGGFGGKETQAGHLAVWAAVAANKFGRAVKLRLDRDEDFMVTGKRHPFAYEYDVGFDDTGRITGLKLQMAANCGFSADLSGPVADRAVFHADNAYYLSDVEIASYRCKTNTQSHTAFRGFGGPQGVIVIEAILGDIARALGRDAQDVRLANLYGKNASEGRNVTHYQMTVEDNILHELLPQLERTSGYRQRQAEIAAWNAQSPVLKRGIAITPVKFGISFTATLFNQAGALVHVYTDGSVQVNHGGTEMGQGLHTKVAQIVADELGVPLPRVLVTASDTSKVPNASATAASSGTDLNGRAAQFAARHVRDNLAAFVCGLDGCGAGAIRFADGQVISPKAVRSFEAVVKDAYANRIQLWSDGFYRTPKIHYDKATLTGRPFYYFSYGAACTEVVIDTLTGENRVLKVDILHDVGHSINPAIDIGQIEGGFVQGMGWLTTEQLVWNDQGALATHAPSTYKIPATGDIPAHFKIDLWPEANREDNVGGSKAVGEPPFMLAISVYEALRNAVAAGRGGAGATAPVVLTAPATAENVLRALGRVRD, from the coding sequence ATGAACCAGCGTGAATCCCTTCCCGTCAGCCGCGACGCCATGGCAAGCCCAGTGGCGGCCACCGCTGACGCACACGCCGCGGCACCTTTGGGCACACCATCCAAGGCCAGTGCCCCCGCCAGCACCCGCGCCATGGGCCAGTCGCACATCCACGAAAGCGCCCGCGCCCAGGTGGCGGGTGCCGCCCACTACATCGACGACCTGCCCGAGGTGAAAGGCACGCTGTACGCGGCGCCCATCCTGTCCACGGTGGCGCATGGCACCTTGAATGGCGTTCATGCTGACGCGGCCCTGGCCCTGCCCGGCGTGCGTGGGGTGGTGCTGGCGGCCGACGTGCCCGGCGCCCCCCTGCTGGCCGCCTTTGCGCACGATGAGCCCGTGTTTGCCGTCGACACGGTGCAGCACATCGGACAGGTCATCGGCCTGGTGGTGGCTGATTCGGTCATGCAGGCGCGCCGCGCCGTACGCGCCGTGATGCTCGACATCACGTCGCTGCCCGCCGTGCTGACGGTGCAGGACGCGCTGAAGGCGCAAAGCTACGTGCAGCCCCCCGTGTTCGTGCGCCGGGGCGACGCCGCCACGGGCCTTGCGCAATCGGCGCACCGTCTGCAAGGCGCGTTCGAGGTGGGTGGGCAAGAGCACTTCTACCTCGAAGGCCAGATCGCCTATGCGTTGCCGCTGGAGCAGAACCAGTGGTCGATCCATTCGAGCACGCAGCACCCCGGCGAAGTGCAGCACTGGGTGGCGCACGCTTTGGGCATCGACAACCACGCCGTGCGCGTTGAATGCCGCCGCATGGGCGGTGGCTTTGGCGGCAAGGAAACGCAGGCCGGCCATTTGGCCGTGTGGGCCGCCGTGGCCGCGAACAAGTTTGGCCGCGCCGTCAAGCTGCGGCTGGACCGGGACGAAGACTTCATGGTCACCGGCAAGCGCCACCCGTTTGCCTATGAATACGACGTGGGCTTTGACGACACCGGCCGCATCACGGGCCTGAAGCTGCAGATGGCCGCCAACTGCGGTTTCAGCGCCGACCTGTCGGGCCCCGTGGCCGACCGGGCCGTGTTCCACGCCGACAACGCCTATTACCTCAGCGACGTAGAAATCGCGTCGTACCGCTGCAAGACGAACACGCAAAGCCACACGGCGTTTCGCGGCTTCGGCGGCCCGCAGGGCGTGATCGTGATCGAGGCCATTCTGGGCGACATCGCCCGGGCGCTCGGCCGCGATGCGCAGGATGTGCGCCTGGCCAACCTGTATGGCAAGAACGCCAGCGAGGGCCGCAACGTCACCCACTACCAGATGACCGTGGAGGACAACATCCTGCACGAGCTGTTGCCACAACTGGAGCGCACATCAGGCTACCGCCAGCGCCAGGCCGAGATTGCCGCGTGGAACGCGCAAAGCCCGGTGCTCAAACGCGGCATCGCCATCACGCCGGTCAAGTTCGGCATCAGCTTCACGGCCACGCTGTTCAACCAGGCGGGCGCGCTGGTGCATGTGTACACCGACGGCAGCGTGCAGGTGAACCACGGCGGCACCGAAATGGGCCAGGGCCTACACACCAAGGTGGCGCAGATCGTGGCCGACGAGCTGGGCGTGCCCCTGCCCCGCGTGCTGGTCACGGCCAGCGACACCAGCAAGGTGCCCAACGCCAGCGCCACTGCGGCCAGCAGCGGCACCGACCTCAATGGCCGTGCCGCGCAGTTTGCGGCCCGCCATGTGCGCGACAACCTGGCCGCATTCGTCTGCGGGCTCGACGGTTGCGGCGCTGGCGCGATCCGGTTTGCCGACGGGCAGGTCATCTCGCCCAAGGCGGTGCGCAGTTTCGAGGCAGTGGTCAAAGACGCCTATGCCAACCGCATCCAGCTGTGGAGCGACGGTTTTTATCGCACGCCCAAGATCCACTATGACAAGGCCACGCTCACCGGGCGGCCGTTTTACTACTTCAGCTACGGGGCGGCCTGCACCGAAGTGGTGATCGACACCCTCACGGGCGAGAACCGGGTGCTCAAGGTGGACATCCTGCACGACGTGGGCCACAGCATCAACCCGGCCATCGACATCGGCCAGATCGAGGGCGGTTTCGTGCAGGGCATGGGCTGGCTCACCACCGAGCAACTGGTGTGGAACGACCAGGGTGCGTTGGCCACCCACGCGCCCAGCACTTACAAGATCCCGGCCACGGGCGACATTCCGGCGCACTTCAAGATCGACCTGTGGCCCGAGGCCAACCGCGAGGACAACGTGGGCGGCAGCAAGGCCGTGGGCGAGCCGCCGTTCATGCTGGCGATCAGCGTGTATGAGGCGCTGCGCAATGCGGTGGCGGCGGGGCGCGGTGGGGCAGGCGCCACGGCACCGGTGGTGTTGACGGCGCCGGCGACGGCGGAGAATGTGCTGCGGGCGTTGGGGCGGGTGAGGGATTGA
- the xdhA gene encoding xanthine dehydrogenase small subunit, producing MTTRPLQFLRRGQPVALGNVPPDRTLLQVLREDLGCTGTKEGCGEGDCGACTVVLGEARDGKVHYSAVNSCIRLAHSIDGMALWTVEDLTADPLIQPVELLHKPSRADGGLGARSAGTGMDMQVHEDSEHRATTPPVRAVGLHPVQEAMVQCHGSQCGFCTPGFVMSLFGMYQKYIAPTLPTACGTLPPEGGLAPRGGPSALDHVCHGQPITRELAQEELSGNLCRCTGYRPILDAAQHMAALPAMAVNEADLLQKLELLAHTKQAPEADSSYISPTTLPALLAARAAHPGAQVVAGCTDVGLWVTKLHKQYAQVLDVTRAAELRAVQQDAHHIHIGAAVTLTDAFAALAAQWPQLHRFVTRFAGLPVRNAGTLGGNVANGSPIGDSMPLLIALRAQVVLASTRGERTLALENMYTGYRQNVMAPDELLVRTVVPRPGVTEVLRAYKISKRFDDDISAVCLVINLDIEANMVRRASIGAGGVAATPARARQTEAALTGQPWNNDTIARAAQVLQGEFNPISDMRASGAYRRTVLASLLQRFWLESQGEDAVSVEDLRLEKTA from the coding sequence ATGACAACCCGACCCCTGCAATTTCTGCGCCGCGGCCAACCGGTGGCGCTGGGCAATGTACCACCCGACCGCACGCTGCTGCAGGTGCTGCGCGAGGACCTGGGCTGCACCGGCACCAAGGAGGGCTGCGGCGAGGGCGACTGCGGCGCATGCACCGTGGTGCTGGGCGAGGCACGCGATGGCAAGGTGCATTACAGCGCCGTGAACAGCTGCATCCGCCTGGCGCATTCGATCGACGGCATGGCGCTGTGGACAGTGGAGGACCTGACCGCAGACCCGCTGATTCAGCCGGTAGAGCTACTCCACAAACCGTCGCGAGCGGACGGCGGGCTAGGCGCACGGAGCGCAGGAACCGGAATGGACATGCAGGTCCATGAGGATTCCGAGCACCGCGCAACGACGCCCCCCGTTCGCGCAGTAGGTTTGCATCCTGTTCAGGAGGCCATGGTGCAGTGCCACGGCTCCCAGTGCGGCTTTTGCACCCCAGGCTTCGTGATGAGCCTGTTCGGCATGTACCAGAAGTACATTGCCCCCACGCTCCCCACTGCGTGCGGTACGCTGCCCCCCGAGGGGGGCCTCGCGCCTCGGGGCGGCCCGTCGGCGCTCGACCATGTTTGCCACGGCCAGCCCATCACCCGCGAACTGGCGCAGGAAGAGCTCTCTGGCAACCTGTGCCGCTGCACCGGCTACCGCCCCATTCTGGATGCGGCGCAGCACATGGCAGCGCTGCCGGCCATGGCCGTCAACGAAGCCGATTTGCTACAAAAACTAGAGCTTCTAGCGCATACCAAACAGGCGCCAGAGGCCGATTCTTCCTATATTTCCCCCACCACACTGCCCGCCCTGCTGGCCGCCCGGGCCGCGCACCCCGGCGCCCAGGTCGTGGCTGGTTGCACCGATGTGGGGCTGTGGGTGACCAAGCTGCACAAGCAATACGCACAGGTTCTGGACGTGACGCGCGCGGCCGAGTTGCGCGCGGTGCAGCAGGACGCGCACCACATACACATCGGCGCAGCGGTCACGCTGACCGACGCCTTTGCCGCCCTCGCCGCGCAATGGCCGCAGCTGCACCGTTTCGTCACCCGCTTTGCCGGGCTGCCCGTGCGCAACGCGGGCACGCTGGGCGGCAACGTGGCCAACGGCTCGCCCATTGGCGATTCGATGCCGCTCTTGATCGCGCTGCGCGCCCAGGTGGTGCTGGCCAGCACACGCGGCGAGCGCACCCTCGCGCTGGAAAACATGTACACCGGCTACCGACAAAACGTGATGGCGCCGGACGAACTGCTGGTGCGCACCGTGGTGCCCAGGCCAGGGGTTACCGAAGTGCTGCGCGCGTACAAAATTTCAAAGCGTTTTGATGACGACATCTCGGCCGTCTGCCTGGTCATCAACCTGGATATCGAAGCCAACATGGTGCGCCGCGCCAGCATCGGCGCGGGCGGTGTGGCGGCCACCCCGGCCCGCGCACGCCAGACCGAAGCCGCACTGACCGGTCAGCCGTGGAACAACGACACCATTGCCCGCGCCGCGCAAGTGCTGCAAGGCGAGTTCAACCCCATCTCGGACATGCGCGCCAGCGGCGCCTACCGCCGCACGGTGCTGGCCAGCCTGCTGCAGCGCTTCTGGCTCGAAAGCCAAGGCGAAGACGCGGTGAGCGTGGAGGACTTGCGCCTGGAGAAAACAGCATGA
- a CDS encoding ABC transporter ATP-binding protein, which produces MSSTPISRPPGSSGMSGAVPPRLQLVGITKRYPAVVANSAVSLTVQPGEIHAVLGENGAGKSTLMKIIYGSVKPDEGSVHFNGQAVQVRNPQEARALGIAMVFQHFSLFDTLTVAENVWLGLDKRITLSEVTQRITATAAEYGLGIDPLRPVHTLSVGEMQRVEIIRALLTHPKLLILDEPTSVLTPQAVEKLFVVLKKLASEGCSILYISHKLHEIRALCTACTVLRGGKVTGVCNPAEESNASLSRLMIGAEPPALEHRAVQTGATVLRVQGLSLPRADQFGVDLIDIQFEVKAGEVVGIAGVSGNGQKELLYALSGEDQRAEPASIQVAGQNAGRMGPGQRRALGLHFVPEERLGRGAVPTMGLAHNLLLTRTNSVSGSGWIKVGALQKHAQSIIERFNVKAGGPNAAAKSLSGGNLQKFIVGREIDANPALLIVSQPTWGVDVGAAAQIRGEILALRDAGCAVLVVSEELDELFEICDRLHVVAKGHLSPSVPRADATVERIGEWMSGLWHADVQAHLARNREQLAQLNQGAQHVPT; this is translated from the coding sequence ATGAGTTCCACCCCCATCTCCCGCCCGCCGGGCTCTTCGGGCATGTCCGGCGCAGTGCCGCCCCGGCTGCAGCTGGTGGGCATTACCAAGCGCTACCCGGCCGTGGTGGCCAACAGCGCTGTCTCGCTGACGGTGCAGCCCGGCGAGATCCATGCCGTGCTGGGCGAAAACGGCGCCGGCAAGTCCACGCTGATGAAGATCATCTACGGCTCGGTCAAGCCCGACGAAGGCAGCGTGCACTTCAACGGCCAGGCCGTGCAGGTGCGCAACCCGCAGGAGGCGCGGGCGCTGGGCATTGCCATGGTTTTCCAGCATTTCAGCCTGTTCGACACCCTCACGGTGGCCGAGAACGTGTGGCTCGGTCTGGACAAGCGCATCACGCTGTCCGAGGTCACCCAGCGCATCACCGCCACGGCGGCCGAGTACGGCCTGGGCATCGATCCCCTGCGCCCGGTGCACACGCTTTCCGTGGGCGAAATGCAGCGCGTGGAAATCATCCGCGCCCTGCTCACCCACCCCAAGCTGCTCATCTTGGACGAACCCACCTCGGTGCTGACGCCCCAGGCGGTCGAAAAGCTGTTTGTGGTGCTGAAAAAGCTCGCGTCCGAGGGCTGCAGCATCCTCTACATCAGTCACAAGTTGCACGAAATCCGTGCGCTGTGCACCGCCTGCACCGTTTTGCGTGGCGGCAAGGTGACGGGCGTGTGCAATCCGGCCGAAGAGTCGAATGCATCCTTGTCGCGCCTGATGATCGGCGCCGAGCCGCCCGCGCTGGAGCACCGTGCCGTGCAGACCGGCGCCACCGTGCTGCGTGTGCAGGGCCTGTCGCTGCCGCGCGCCGACCAGTTTGGTGTGGACTTGATCGATATCCAGTTCGAGGTGAAGGCGGGCGAGGTGGTAGGCATTGCCGGGGTTTCGGGCAACGGGCAAAAAGAGCTGCTCTATGCACTGTCGGGCGAAGACCAGCGCGCCGAACCCGCCAGTATTCAGGTGGCGGGCCAGAATGCGGGCCGCATGGGCCCGGGCCAGCGCCGCGCCCTGGGCCTGCACTTTGTGCCCGAAGAGCGCCTGGGCCGGGGCGCGGTGCCCACCATGGGCCTGGCGCACAACCTGCTGCTCACGCGAACCAACTCGGTCAGCGGCAGTGGCTGGATCAAGGTAGGCGCGTTGCAAAAGCACGCCCAGAGCATCATCGAGCGCTTCAACGTGAAGGCGGGCGGCCCCAACGCGGCAGCCAAGTCGCTGTCGGGGGGCAATCTGCAGAAGTTCATCGTGGGGCGCGAGATCGATGCCAACCCCGCGTTGCTCATCGTCTCGCAGCCCACCTGGGGCGTGGACGTGGGTGCGGCCGCGCAGATTCGCGGCGAAATCCTGGCGCTGCGCGACGCCGGCTGTGCCGTGCTGGTCGTGAGCGAGGAGCTGGACGAATTGTTTGAAATCTGTGACCGCCTGCATGTGGTGGCCAAGGGGCACCTGTCGCCATCGGTGCCCCGCGCCGACGCCACGGTGGAGCGCATTGGCGAATGGATGAGCGGCCTGTGGCATGCCGACGTGCAGGCGCATCTGGCCCGCAACCGCGAGCAGCTCGCGCAACTGAACCAGGGGGCGCAGCATGTTCCGACTTGA